A region of Armatimonadota bacterium DNA encodes the following proteins:
- a CDS encoding SRPBCC family protein, with amino-acid sequence MTIAFAIFGLVLLALGGMFAVGAALPVGHVATVRTVVDANPSQVWALLTDVEHFPDWRKDVKSVVCKDSVGGYASWVEVTDFGEIPLTVIDQEQNVTLTAKIDGQDLKFGGTWTWELAGQGSQCEVTITERGEVYSPPFRFLSKYIFGHDRTLKAYAASLEAKLGRGGA; translated from the coding sequence ATGACCATAGCATTCGCAATTTTCGGCCTTGTCCTTTTGGCACTTGGGGGCATGTTTGCAGTCGGGGCAGCGCTGCCTGTCGGGCATGTGGCCACCGTCCGCACCGTTGTGGACGCCAACCCTAGCCAGGTTTGGGCTTTGCTGACCGATGTCGAACACTTCCCGGACTGGCGCAAAGACGTGAAGTCGGTTGTCTGTAAAGACTCCGTCGGCGGCTATGCGTCCTGGGTCGAGGTCACGGATTTCGGCGAAATCCCGTTGACGGTGATTGACCAGGAACAGAACGTGACGTTGACGGCCAAGATCGATGGCCAAGATTTGAAGTTTGGAGGGACTTGGACGTGGGAACTTGCGGGACAAGGCTCCCAGTGTGAAGTGACCATCACGGAGAGGGGAGAAGTCTATTCCCCACCATTCCGCTTCCTTTCCAAATACATCTTTGGCCACGACCGGACTTTGAAGGCTTATGCGGCATCGCTCGAGGCAAAGCTGGGCCGGGGGGGCGCCTGA